A single bacterium DNA region contains:
- a CDS encoding helix-turn-helix domain-containing protein, giving the protein MEEVSQITMIEQYLAGAVRLKEICERFKLHRATVWRKIRKLRESGREGLVHGLCGKPSNNLTPPSVKERICGLYEREYRPLGVRPWEFYHRVVRGLPDRVSYSTIRRWLGKAGK; this is encoded by the coding sequence ATGGAAGAAGTCAGCCAAATCACGATGATCGAGCAGTACCTGGCGGGCGCCGTTCGCCTGAAGGAGATCTGCGAACGGTTCAAGCTCCACCGGGCGACCGTCTGGAGGAAGATTCGGAAGCTTCGCGAGTCCGGCCGCGAGGGCTTGGTCCACGGGCTTTGCGGGAAGCCGTCGAACAATCTCACGCCGCCTTCCGTCAAGGAGCGCATTTGCGGGCTCTACGAGCGGGAGTACCGCCCGCTCGGCGTCCGCCCGTGGGAATTTTACCACCGGGTCGTGCGCGGGCTCCCTGACCGCGTGAGCTACTCGACGATCCGGCGCTGGCTCGGAAAAGCGGGAAAATAA